The Collimonas sp. PA-H2 genome contains a region encoding:
- a CDS encoding multicopper oxidase family protein, producing the protein MFSTQLFSRGMLALLLLAFAAPVFAQSFRVQCPPVTTLHPTPPATNPNPAGGSVKCQQIGGGDGYATMGDGTQTYLFAFGPLSGLVDIVHGLPGTEPASVFNQVSTGVGIGDPSPSTTFNGAVGLTPDPDSVPPNQLTGHVDPRPIMDVGVMNGNMPAPTMAIDEDDEFFLTLTNVGMIMRPDLFEQHTVHFHGYPNASAFYDGVPDASVAINIGGSFTYYYLAPDAGTYFWHCHITPPEHLQMGMVGQIYVRPRQNRVASGTLYAGLVAQQTDLRTKCGGDILCSSPLPPVNSTTHVNNKAGTPTLYAYNDGDGSTAYDVEYPVQIHGFDPNFHFVGMTFNPEPFTDMKDKHFLLNGRSYPDTVNPNAMHTPAADGTEHFSQPLPTIINIPVGGKALLRISDLDVSEFQTLASLGIPMHVIGVNARLLRDLSGNDLTYNTNSITLGGGESIDVILDASDTTRYPAGRVYYLYTPNLDHLSNDAENFGGLMTEVHICNSVNPNTKSCA; encoded by the coding sequence ATGTTCAGCACACAGTTATTTAGCCGCGGCATGCTTGCGCTGCTATTGCTTGCTTTCGCAGCGCCTGTATTTGCCCAGTCGTTCCGGGTCCAATGCCCGCCGGTTACGACGTTGCACCCGACGCCGCCAGCTACTAATCCTAATCCTGCCGGCGGTTCGGTCAAGTGCCAGCAAATCGGCGGCGGCGATGGCTACGCGACGATGGGCGACGGCACCCAGACCTACCTGTTCGCCTTCGGCCCGCTGTCGGGGCTGGTGGATATTGTGCATGGCCTGCCGGGGACGGAGCCGGCGTCGGTGTTCAACCAGGTTTCCACCGGCGTCGGCATCGGCGATCCGTCTCCGAGCACGACCTTCAACGGCGCGGTCGGGCTCACCCCGGATCCGGATTCCGTACCGCCTAACCAGTTGACGGGCCATGTTGATCCGCGACCGATCATGGATGTCGGCGTCATGAACGGCAACATGCCGGCGCCAACCATGGCGATCGACGAGGACGACGAATTCTTCCTCACCCTGACCAATGTCGGCATGATCATGCGCCCCGACCTGTTCGAGCAGCACACCGTGCACTTCCACGGCTATCCGAACGCCTCGGCATTCTATGACGGCGTGCCGGATGCGTCGGTCGCGATCAACATCGGCGGCAGCTTCACTTACTACTACCTGGCGCCGGACGCAGGAACCTATTTCTGGCATTGCCACATCACGCCGCCGGAACACCTGCAGATGGGCATGGTTGGCCAGATCTATGTGCGGCCGCGCCAGAACCGGGTCGCCAGCGGCACGCTGTACGCCGGCCTGGTGGCGCAGCAAACCGATTTGCGGACCAAGTGCGGTGGCGACATCTTGTGTTCTTCGCCGCTGCCGCCGGTCAATTCAACCACGCACGTCAACAACAAGGCTGGCACCCCGACGCTATACGCCTATAACGACGGCGATGGATCTACTGCCTACGACGTCGAGTATCCGGTGCAGATCCACGGCTTCGATCCGAACTTTCACTTCGTCGGCATGACCTTCAATCCAGAGCCCTTTACCGACATGAAGGATAAACACTTTCTGCTGAACGGCAGGAGCTATCCGGACACGGTGAATCCGAACGCCATGCACACGCCGGCAGCAGACGGCACCGAGCATTTCTCTCAGCCGCTACCAACCATCATCAACATTCCTGTCGGCGGCAAGGCGCTGCTCAGGATCTCGGATCTCGACGTCTCCGAGTTCCAGACCCTGGCCTCGCTCGGTATCCCGATGCACGTGATTGGCGTCAACGCCAGGTTGCTGCGTGACTTGTCCGGCAACGACCTGACCTATAACACCAACTCGATCACGCTTGGCGGCGGCGAGTCTATCGACGTGATCCTGGATGCCAGCGACACTACCAGGTACCCGGCGGGGCGCGTGTACTACCTGTATACACCGAACCTCGACCACCTTTCGAATGATGCCGAGAACTTTGGCGGCTTGATGACCGAGGTTCACATCTGCAATAGCGTGAACCCGAACACCAAGTCTTGCGCCTAG
- a CDS encoding ATP-binding protein codes for MLKLQQVLGVMRKMRSEIELSEPQFGELTDLFGISSLVIDNEGAISSINDTAADMLGFKVQELLGTLLMRLVVDGDRALSHLLHQGSKSSSFEPFDLVLHGRSGRKSAVFVVPVPIDQVDGVACSIMLMLTEKAKRQASSHTLQHSELELQHFANRLIVAHEVELKRVSSELHDGIGQVLAMIKFMVEDASRRLKQGKVQEGAHILDETVQRLRDAMDDVRRLSSELRPSTLDDLGLLPTVEGHCRKYEDAYDNIKLERHLNVAEAEIPAHLKSEIFRIIQEAMNNAAKHACASTVAVSMLSDHGNLILGVQDNGVGFDTKQFTGGHVSQQGIGLRSMRERAESTGGFFAIKSSPGSGTTVEVRWKLHSVVMRGTANGMQSN; via the coding sequence ATGTTGAAATTGCAGCAGGTGCTGGGTGTCATGCGAAAAATGCGCAGCGAGATCGAATTGTCGGAGCCGCAGTTCGGCGAGCTTACCGACCTGTTCGGGATATCGTCCCTCGTTATCGATAACGAGGGCGCTATTTCGAGCATCAACGATACTGCCGCCGATATGCTCGGCTTTAAAGTGCAGGAATTGCTGGGCACCTTGCTGATGCGCCTGGTTGTGGATGGCGACAGAGCGCTTAGCCATCTGCTCCATCAGGGTTCCAAGAGCAGCAGCTTTGAGCCGTTCGACCTGGTCCTGCATGGCCGTAGCGGCCGCAAGAGCGCAGTGTTTGTGGTGCCGGTACCCATCGACCAGGTCGACGGCGTCGCCTGTTCGATCATGTTGATGCTGACGGAAAAGGCCAAGCGCCAGGCTTCGTCGCATACGCTGCAGCACTCAGAACTCGAACTTCAGCATTTTGCCAATCGCCTGATTGTCGCACATGAGGTTGAGCTGAAACGCGTTTCGTCGGAGCTGCACGACGGCATCGGGCAGGTGCTGGCGATGATCAAATTCATGGTCGAAGATGCTTCGCGCCGGCTGAAGCAGGGCAAGGTGCAGGAGGGCGCGCACATTCTCGACGAAACCGTACAGCGCCTGCGCGATGCGATGGATGACGTAAGACGCCTTTCCAGCGAGCTGCGGCCCAGTACGCTCGATGACCTGGGCTTGCTGCCGACCGTGGAAGGGCACTGCCGCAAATACGAGGATGCCTACGACAACATCAAGCTGGAGCGCCATCTGAACGTCGCAGAAGCGGAGATTCCTGCGCATCTCAAGTCGGAGATATTCCGCATCATCCAGGAGGCGATGAACAATGCCGCCAAGCACGCTTGCGCCTCGACCGTCGCGGTCTCGATGCTGAGCGACCATGGCAACCTGATCCTGGGCGTCCAGGACAACGGCGTCGGCTTCGATACCAAGCAATTTACAGGGGGTCACGTCAGCCAGCAGGGCATCGGCTTGCGCAGCATGCGCGAGCGGGCGGAGTCCACCGGCGGATTTTTTGCAATCAAATCCTCTCCCGGCAGCGGCACGACGGTAGAGGTGCGCTGGAAGCTCCACTCAGTGGTGATGCGTGGAACGGCCAACGGCATGCAGTCGAATTGA
- a CDS encoding lytic transglycosylase domain-containing protein, whose protein sequence is MKIKIPPFFILSCWVAASIAPGIAYAQIYSGTSAAGTVVLSNFSSPEARVLLIAPSRGGYEAPASTAVASKSISAIPSAFKEMIEDAARQHDLDPNLLHAMIKVESGYNPQALSAKGARGLMQLMPDTARRFGVSDAFNPKENIRAGAEYVQWLLKLFQGDVELALAGYNAGEQAVIRAGYRIPNYGETQKYVPKVMAHYK, encoded by the coding sequence ATGAAAATTAAAATACCGCCATTCTTTATTCTGTCGTGCTGGGTGGCGGCATCAATCGCACCCGGTATTGCGTACGCCCAGATATATAGCGGCACGAGCGCGGCGGGGACCGTCGTTCTTTCCAATTTCAGTAGCCCTGAGGCAAGGGTGCTATTGATCGCGCCATCGCGCGGAGGCTATGAAGCCCCTGCTTCAACCGCTGTCGCCTCAAAAAGCATTTCCGCGATTCCAAGCGCTTTCAAAGAGATGATAGAGGACGCAGCCCGCCAGCATGACCTCGATCCTAACCTGCTGCATGCGATGATCAAAGTCGAATCGGGCTATAACCCGCAGGCTTTATCTGCCAAGGGTGCGCGCGGACTAATGCAGCTGATGCCCGACACCGCCCGCCGGTTTGGCGTTTCGGACGCCTTCAATCCGAAAGAAAACATTCGCGCCGGCGCCGAATACGTCCAGTGGCTGCTCAAATTGTTCCAAGGCGATGTAGAGCTCGCACTGGCCGGCTATAACGCCGGCGAGCAAGCCGTCATCCGGGCCGGCTACCGGATTCCCAACTATGGCGAGACGCAGAAATATGTTCCGAAGGTGATGGCGCATTACAAATAA
- a CDS encoding pirin family protein, giving the protein MLQIRKGTERGVADHGWLNSHHTFSFGHYHDPLHTGFGPLLVINEDRVKAGQGFGTHGHSDMEIISYVLEGALEHKDSMGTGSVLHYGDVQRMSAGTGVRHSEFNHSQTAPVHFLQIWIQPNVKGIAPSYEEKHFTAAQKQGQLRLIASSDGRENSVLIHQDAAIYAAILNGDPALQHTLATGRTAYVHLIRGQLNVNGTTLKGGDAMKVTAESLVTLSHAEDAEVLLFDLPF; this is encoded by the coding sequence ATGCTTCAAATTCGCAAAGGCACAGAACGCGGCGTCGCCGATCACGGCTGGCTGAATTCGCATCACACATTTTCGTTCGGCCATTATCACGATCCACTGCACACCGGCTTCGGCCCCCTGCTGGTGATCAATGAAGACCGCGTAAAGGCCGGCCAGGGCTTCGGCACGCACGGCCACAGCGACATGGAAATCATTTCCTATGTGCTGGAGGGCGCGCTGGAACACAAGGACAGCATGGGTACCGGTTCGGTGCTGCATTATGGCGATGTGCAAAGAATGAGCGCAGGCACCGGCGTGCGCCACAGCGAGTTCAACCACTCGCAGACAGCGCCTGTGCATTTCCTGCAGATCTGGATCCAGCCGAACGTCAAGGGGATTGCGCCCAGCTATGAGGAAAAGCATTTCACGGCTGCGCAAAAACAAGGGCAGCTGCGCCTGATCGCCTCATCCGACGGCCGTGAAAATTCGGTGCTGATACATCAGGATGCAGCCATCTACGCAGCGATCCTGAATGGCGATCCGGCTCTGCAGCACACGCTGGCTACCGGACGTACTGCCTACGTGCACCTGATCCGCGGACAGCTGAACGTCAACGGCACGACACTGAAAGGCGGCGATGCCATGAAAGTGACAGCCGAAAGCCTGGTCACGCTGTCTCATGCGGAAGACGCAGAAGTACTGCTGTTCGACCTGCCCTTCTGA
- a CDS encoding acyltransferase, whose protein sequence is MHPETGNTPSALRLQRTNNFNLCRLVLAILVIVSHGPELIDGNRHRELLTQLFHTISFGEFAVDGFFLISGYLIVQSWHETPQAFSFLKKRVLRIFPAFVAWSLISAVIVGPLAAGPRYFIQFDIPMFVWNMLTLQVPRTPLVFMGSHYALLNGSMWTISFEFKCYLAVLAFGVSGLLRHRITWLSTALILLALNAIHNFGVQTTCAGFCDLANPIYRLSMFFFAGGSFYLYRDSLRYDKKFLVVLVPLLLTALFRIATAEIALATLGGYLLFYFALTPISALSWFNKLPDVSYGLYLSAWPVTKLLIMYYPGISAHTLVPLTTLICIILGTASWYVIEKPFLKLKNWQANQAHAISAT, encoded by the coding sequence ATGCACCCAGAAACCGGAAACACACCATCTGCCTTACGCTTACAACGCACCAATAATTTCAATTTGTGCCGCCTGGTGCTGGCGATTCTAGTCATCGTTTCTCATGGACCCGAATTAATCGACGGAAATAGGCACAGAGAATTGCTGACCCAGCTATTCCACACCATATCGTTTGGCGAGTTCGCCGTAGATGGCTTCTTTTTGATAAGCGGCTACCTAATTGTTCAAAGTTGGCACGAAACTCCACAGGCATTTTCTTTTTTAAAGAAAAGAGTATTGCGGATATTTCCTGCCTTCGTTGCCTGGTCGTTGATTTCCGCTGTAATCGTCGGCCCCTTAGCCGCAGGTCCCAGATATTTCATTCAATTTGATATTCCGATGTTCGTTTGGAACATGCTGACGCTCCAGGTGCCTCGGACACCCCTCGTTTTCATGGGCAGCCACTATGCCCTGCTCAATGGTTCGATGTGGACGATCAGCTTTGAATTTAAGTGTTATCTGGCAGTCCTGGCATTTGGGGTTTCCGGGCTCCTGCGACACAGGATTACATGGCTCTCAACTGCATTGATTCTTTTGGCGCTCAATGCGATCCATAATTTTGGCGTACAAACCACCTGCGCCGGTTTCTGTGACCTGGCGAACCCGATATATCGCCTAAGTATGTTTTTTTTCGCTGGCGGCAGTTTTTATCTCTATCGCGACTCTCTGCGATATGACAAGAAATTTTTGGTGGTGCTGGTTCCACTACTGCTGACTGCCCTTTTCAGGATTGCAACGGCAGAGATCGCACTGGCAACGCTTGGTGGATACTTGTTGTTTTATTTTGCTCTCACCCCCATATCGGCTTTGTCGTGGTTCAACAAACTACCGGATGTCTCGTATGGCCTATATTTATCCGCATGGCCTGTGACAAAATTACTGATCATGTATTACCCGGGGATATCTGCTCACACATTAGTGCCTCTCACCACTTTGATCTGCATCATACTTGGCACCGCAAGCTGGTATGTGATTGAGAAACCCTTTCTCAAACTGAAAAACTGGCAAGCTAATCAAGCTCATGCGATAAGCGCCACATAA
- a CDS encoding LysR substrate-binding domain-containing protein, whose product MFRISLDALLILDAIDRRGSFSAAGSELHRVPSTISYTVSKLEQDLGVQVFERQGPKVALTRAGAELLKEGRYLLKAAEDLEHRVRRVASGWETEFTICIDSLFSVSALESDIHAFCSVADKTRLRIARESLAGTWEALLERRVDLLIGAPGQGPAGGGYVAEQMGTISFVFAVAPNHPLAKVKKVLGKAELHPYRAISVADSARKMPSRTVGLLFGQDTLTVPDMRSKYALQLAGIGFGFLPEPCARAAIASGALIVKQVEEPKPDETFSMAWRTGEEGAALAWWMDRVRYTDAMARLVQHVPGQS is encoded by the coding sequence ATGTTCCGAATCAGTCTCGATGCACTGCTGATCCTCGACGCCATCGACCGCCGCGGATCGTTTTCCGCCGCCGGCAGCGAGCTGCACCGGGTGCCTTCGACGATTTCCTATACCGTCTCCAAGCTGGAGCAGGACCTTGGCGTGCAAGTGTTCGAGCGGCAGGGGCCGAAGGTGGCGCTGACGCGCGCCGGCGCGGAACTGCTGAAGGAAGGCCGCTATCTGCTGAAGGCGGCGGAAGACCTGGAACACCGTGTGCGCCGGGTGGCCTCCGGCTGGGAAACCGAATTTACCATCTGCATCGATTCCTTGTTTTCCGTCAGCGCGCTGGAATCCGATATCCATGCCTTCTGCAGCGTCGCCGACAAGACCCGCTTGCGCATCGCCCGCGAATCGCTGGCCGGCACCTGGGAAGCCCTGCTGGAGCGCCGCGTCGACTTGCTGATCGGCGCGCCGGGGCAGGGGCCGGCCGGCGGCGGCTACGTCGCCGAACAGATGGGCACGATATCGTTCGTGTTCGCGGTGGCGCCGAATCATCCACTGGCCAAGGTGAAGAAGGTATTGGGCAAGGCCGAGCTGCATCCTTATCGCGCCATCAGCGTCGCCGATTCGGCGCGCAAGATGCCATCGCGCACGGTGGGTTTGCTGTTCGGGCAGGATACGCTGACGGTGCCTGACATGCGCAGCAAATATGCCTTGCAGCTGGCCGGCATCGGCTTCGGCTTCCTGCCCGAGCCATGCGCGCGCGCGGCGATCGCCTCGGGGGCCTTGATCGTCAAGCAGGTGGAGGAGCCGAAACCCGATGAAACGTTTTCGATGGCATGGCGCACCGGCGAAGAAGGCGCAGCGTTAGCTTGGTGGATGGACCGCGTGCGCTATACCGATGCCATGGCGCGCCTGGTCCAGCACGTGCCCGGACAGTCTTGA
- a CDS encoding DedA family protein/thiosulfate sulfurtransferase GlpE, with protein sequence MTYLFHLIEQYGLIIVFFNVLAEQLGAPVPAYPTLVITGALMHRGEYSAPVLLLTAVAAALIADFFWYMAGRRYGRKVLSTLCRISLSPDSCVRQTESIYSRWGARSLLVAKFIPGFASIASALAGTVNTRRATFILYDGLGAAVWAGLAIYLGSLFSTTIDDLLGVLTELGQYGMMLVAAAFAVFVANKWWQRWRFRRSLRMARISVAELDQLLKQGLTPAIVDIRSPASQQSGRIPGALAISHKEINTFVFDAPIDEEVIVYCACPNEASAALVAKQLMQRGYKKVRPLSGGIDAWIAAGHAIDS encoded by the coding sequence ATGACCTATTTGTTTCATTTGATCGAGCAATACGGGCTGATCATCGTCTTTTTCAACGTGCTGGCCGAGCAACTGGGCGCGCCGGTGCCGGCCTATCCGACGCTGGTGATCACCGGCGCGCTGATGCATCGCGGCGAATACTCGGCGCCGGTGCTGTTGCTGACGGCGGTGGCGGCGGCCCTGATCGCCGATTTCTTCTGGTACATGGCGGGCCGCCGTTACGGCCGCAAAGTGCTGTCGACGCTGTGCCGCATTTCCTTGTCGCCGGATTCCTGCGTGCGCCAGACTGAATCGATCTATTCGCGCTGGGGCGCGCGCTCGCTGCTGGTCGCCAAGTTCATTCCCGGTTTCGCTTCCATCGCCAGCGCGCTGGCCGGCACGGTCAACACCAGGCGCGCCACCTTCATTCTCTACGACGGCCTGGGGGCCGCCGTGTGGGCCGGCCTGGCGATCTACCTCGGCTCGCTGTTCAGCACCACTATCGATGATCTGCTGGGCGTGCTGACCGAACTCGGCCAGTACGGCATGATGCTGGTGGCGGCCGCCTTTGCCGTCTTTGTCGCCAACAAATGGTGGCAGCGCTGGCGCTTCCGCCGCTCCCTGCGCATGGCGCGCATTTCGGTAGCCGAGCTGGACCAGCTGCTCAAGCAGGGCTTGACGCCGGCCATCGTCGACATACGCTCGCCGGCATCGCAGCAGAGCGGGCGCATTCCCGGCGCGCTTGCCATCTCGCACAAGGAAATCAATACCTTTGTCTTTGACGCGCCGATAGACGAGGAAGTGATCGTCTATTGCGCCTGCCCCAACGAAGCATCGGCGGCGCTGGTCGCCAAACAGTTGATGCAGCGCGGCTACAAGAAGGTGCGGCCACTGTCGGGCGGCATCGATGCCTGGATCGCCGCCGGCCACGCGATCGATTCCTAG